One Paraburkholderia dioscoreae DNA segment encodes these proteins:
- a CDS encoding aldehyde dehydrogenase family protein: MLQKTYPYYLANVAVAANTDLEVTDKFSGEVATRVAMADAAAIDQAIGHAVDAMPALRAFPPFKRQAVLEHCVKRFRERYDELALALCIEAGKPINDSKGEVTRLIDTFKVAAEEAVRIDGEIVNLEISPRAKGYHGYVKRVPIGPCSFISPFNFPLNLTAHKVAPAIAAGVPFVLKPASRTPVGALIMGEILAETDLPKGAFSILPAHRDGADLFTTDERFKLLSFTGSPAVGWELKKKAGKKKVILELGGNAAAIVDGDQGEKLDYVVDRLAFGAFYQSGQSCIGVQRILVHAKVYDALREKLIARTKSLVMGDPKDEKTFVGPMISESESKRLAGWMESAVQAGAKIVAGGKVEGAMFEATLLEGVKRDTDLYRKEAFGPVAILERFDDFGAALATVNDSDFGLQAGVFTDSLAHAHRAWDELEVGGVVINDVPSFRVDNMPYGGVKDSGLGREGVRYAIEDMTEMRLMVMRETW, encoded by the coding sequence ATGTTGCAAAAGACTTACCCGTACTACCTCGCTAACGTTGCGGTGGCCGCCAACACCGATCTCGAAGTCACCGATAAATTCAGCGGCGAAGTCGCCACGCGCGTCGCGATGGCCGACGCCGCCGCGATCGATCAGGCGATCGGCCATGCCGTCGACGCCATGCCGGCCTTGCGCGCTTTCCCGCCGTTCAAGCGCCAGGCGGTGCTCGAACATTGCGTGAAGCGCTTTCGCGAACGCTACGACGAGCTGGCGCTCGCGCTGTGCATTGAAGCCGGCAAGCCGATCAACGACTCGAAAGGCGAGGTCACGCGCCTGATCGATACGTTCAAGGTGGCTGCGGAGGAAGCGGTGCGTATCGACGGGGAGATCGTCAACCTGGAGATTTCGCCGCGCGCCAAGGGTTATCACGGCTACGTGAAGCGGGTGCCGATCGGCCCGTGTTCGTTTATTTCACCGTTCAATTTTCCGCTGAACCTGACTGCGCACAAGGTGGCGCCGGCCATTGCGGCAGGCGTGCCGTTCGTGTTGAAGCCGGCGAGCCGCACGCCGGTCGGCGCGCTCATCATGGGCGAGATTCTTGCGGAAACCGACCTTCCGAAGGGCGCATTCTCGATTCTGCCCGCGCATCGCGACGGCGCCGATCTGTTTACCACCGACGAGCGCTTCAAATTGCTGTCCTTCACCGGCTCGCCCGCGGTGGGCTGGGAATTGAAGAAGAAGGCGGGCAAGAAAAAGGTGATTCTGGAGTTGGGCGGCAACGCGGCTGCGATCGTCGACGGCGATCAGGGCGAGAAGCTCGACTATGTGGTCGACCGGCTCGCGTTCGGCGCGTTCTACCAGTCGGGACAGAGCTGCATCGGCGTGCAGCGGATCCTGGTCCACGCGAAGGTCTATGATGCGTTGCGCGAGAAGCTGATCGCCAGAACGAAGTCGCTGGTGATGGGCGATCCTAAAGACGAAAAGACCTTTGTCGGGCCGATGATCTCGGAATCGGAGTCCAAACGCCTCGCCGGCTGGATGGAAAGCGCGGTGCAGGCGGGCGCGAAAATCGTCGCGGGCGGCAAGGTGGAGGGCGCGATGTTCGAGGCCACGCTGCTCGAAGGCGTGAAGCGCGACACGGATCTGTACCGCAAGGAAGCCTTCGGGCCGGTAGCGATTCTGGAGCGTTTCGACGATTTCGGCGCCGCGCTCGCGACCGTCAACGACAGCGACTTCGGCCTGCAAGCGGGCGTGTTCACGGATTCGCTCGCGCATGCGCACCGCGCGTGGGACGAGCTCGAAGTGGGCGGCGTGGTGATCAACGACGTGCCGTCGTTCCGGGTCGACAACATGCCGTATGGCGGCGTGAAGGATTCCGGGCTGGGGCGTGAAGGCGTGCGCTACGCGATCGAAGACATGACCGAGATGCGCCTGATGGTGATGCGCGAGACGTGGTGA
- a CDS encoding DEAD/DEAH box helicase, producing MSDTPVTPSTSTFDQFGLAPDILKAVKESGYTIPTPIQEQAIPVVLAGRDMMGAAQTGTGKTASFSLPIIQRLLPQASTSASPARHPVRALILTPTRELADQVAANVQAYAKHTALRSAVVFGGVDMNPQSEQLRRGVEILIATPGRLLDHVQQKTANLGQVQILVLDEADRMLDMGFLPDLQRILNLLPKERQTLLFSATFSGEIKKLAATYLRDPQTIEVARSNSTATNVRQIVYEVAEGDKTGAVVQLIRERGLKQVIVFCNSKIGASRLARSLERDGVIATAIHGDRSQNERMQALDAFKRGEIEALVATDVAARGLDIAELPAVINFDLPFNAEDYVHRIGRTGRAGASGDALSLCSPNERKQLADIEKLIKRPLEVQRLTVEAPVRHHHEERAPRRERSSEGREDRGGRRRTGASSSGSFDRPHHHRAQPVDDFFLKPYEPSPASVRKVEEADAASAAPQKPASKQPLAALLGGFGMPRKSPSSS from the coding sequence ATGTCCGACACACCCGTCACGCCCAGCACTTCGACTTTTGATCAATTCGGCCTCGCGCCCGACATCCTGAAAGCCGTGAAAGAGTCGGGCTATACCATCCCTACGCCGATCCAGGAGCAGGCAATTCCCGTCGTGCTGGCCGGCCGTGACATGATGGGCGCCGCGCAAACCGGCACCGGCAAGACCGCGAGCTTCTCGCTGCCGATCATCCAGCGCCTGCTGCCGCAGGCGAGCACGAGCGCTTCGCCCGCCCGCCATCCGGTGCGCGCGCTGATCCTCACGCCGACCCGCGAACTGGCCGACCAGGTCGCCGCGAACGTGCAGGCGTATGCGAAGCACACGGCGCTGCGCAGCGCCGTGGTGTTCGGCGGGGTGGATATGAATCCGCAATCCGAGCAACTGCGCCGCGGCGTCGAGATTCTGATCGCCACGCCGGGCCGCCTGCTCGATCATGTGCAGCAGAAAACCGCCAACCTGGGCCAGGTGCAGATTCTCGTGCTCGACGAAGCCGACCGCATGCTCGACATGGGCTTCCTGCCGGATCTGCAGCGCATTCTGAACCTGCTGCCGAAAGAACGTCAGACGCTGCTGTTTTCGGCCACCTTCTCGGGCGAAATCAAGAAGCTCGCCGCCACCTATCTGCGCGACCCGCAGACTATCGAAGTCGCGCGCAGCAACTCGACCGCGACCAACGTAAGGCAGATCGTCTACGAAGTCGCCGAGGGCGACAAGACCGGCGCGGTCGTGCAACTGATTCGCGAACGCGGTCTCAAGCAGGTGATCGTGTTCTGCAACAGCAAGATCGGCGCGAGCCGTCTTGCGCGCAGCCTGGAGCGCGACGGCGTGATCGCGACCGCGATTCACGGCGACCGCTCGCAGAATGAACGGATGCAGGCGCTCGACGCGTTCAAGCGCGGCGAGATCGAAGCGCTGGTGGCGACGGACGTCGCCGCGCGCGGCCTGGATATCGCCGAACTGCCGGCGGTGATCAACTTCGATCTGCCGTTCAACGCGGAAGACTACGTGCACCGGATCGGCCGTACCGGCCGCGCGGGCGCCTCGGGCGATGCGTTGTCGCTATGCAGCCCGAACGAGCGCAAGCAGCTTGCCGATATCGAAAAGCTGATCAAGCGCCCGCTGGAGGTGCAGCGCCTGACGGTGGAAGCGCCGGTGCGGCATCACCATGAAGAGCGCGCGCCGCGGCGCGAGCGTAGCAGCGAGGGGCGCGAAGATCGAGGCGGCCGCCGTCGCACGGGCGCGTCGTCGTCGGGTTCGTTCGACCGGCCGCATCATCATCGCGCGCAGCCTGTGGATGATTTCTTCCTGAAGCCTTATGAGCCGTCGCCTGCCTCGGTTCGCAAGGTCGAGGAGGCCGACGCTGCTTCGGCCGCGCCGCAGAAGCCGGCTTCCAAGCAGCCGTTGGCAGCGCTGTTGGGCGGCTTCGGCATGCCGAGAAAGTCGCCTTCGTCTTCCTGA
- the gluQRS gene encoding tRNA glutamyl-Q(34) synthetase GluQRS: protein MTYRGRFAPSPTGPLHFGSLVSALASWLDARAHRGAWLVRIEDIDRPRTVPGAAGDILATLERFGMHADEPPVWQSTRLARYEQALEQLKAAGMIYPCGCTRKEIADSLLHAHARNTTLAYPGTCRDGLHGKPARAWRLRVPDGDAAVITFEDRWQGRQTQNLATEVGDFVLKRADDQWAYQLAVVVDDADAGITHIVRGADLMDSTARQIYLQRCLGVPTPEYLHVPVVMNEHGEKLSKQNGATALDKDKPLEALSAAARHLGLDLQSAAAHTTLDSFYAAATVAWANRMGLPAE, encoded by the coding sequence ATGACCTACCGCGGACGCTTCGCTCCATCGCCCACCGGCCCGCTGCATTTCGGCTCGCTGGTCAGCGCGCTCGCAAGCTGGCTGGACGCGCGTGCGCATCGGGGAGCATGGCTCGTTCGCATCGAAGACATCGACCGCCCACGCACCGTGCCGGGCGCCGCCGGAGACATTCTCGCCACCCTCGAACGCTTCGGCATGCATGCGGATGAACCGCCTGTCTGGCAAAGCACGCGCCTCGCGCGTTACGAGCAGGCGCTGGAGCAATTGAAGGCCGCCGGCATGATCTATCCGTGCGGCTGCACACGCAAGGAGATTGCCGACTCGCTGCTGCACGCGCATGCGCGCAACACCACCCTCGCCTATCCCGGCACCTGCCGCGACGGCCTGCACGGCAAACCGGCGCGCGCATGGCGCTTGCGCGTGCCCGACGGCGACGCCGCGGTCATCACGTTCGAGGACCGCTGGCAAGGCAGGCAGACGCAAAACCTGGCCACGGAAGTCGGCGATTTCGTGCTGAAGCGCGCGGACGACCAATGGGCGTATCAACTGGCGGTGGTCGTCGACGACGCGGACGCGGGTATCACGCACATCGTGCGCGGCGCGGATCTGATGGATTCAACGGCACGGCAGATCTATCTGCAGCGCTGCCTGGGCGTGCCGACGCCCGAGTATCTGCATGTGCCCGTGGTCATGAACGAACACGGAGAAAAACTCAGCAAGCAGAACGGCGCCACGGCGCTGGATAAGGATAAGCCGCTAGAGGCGCTGAGCGCGGCGGCACGGCATCTTGGGCTCGACTTGCAGAGCGCCGCGGCCCATACGACGCTGGACAGCTTTTATGCTGCCGCCACGGTGGCATGGGCAAACCGAATGGGATTACCAGCGGAATAA
- a CDS encoding sulfurtransferase gives MSIVNLSSYQFATIEDTAAWRPFVTERCNALGLKGTILLAPEGINLFVAGTRENTSAFIDYIRHDALFEGKFADLQFKESLSDKQPFTRMLVKLKREIITMKKPAIRPELGRAPFVDAPTLKNWLDRGHDDEGRPVVMLDTRNAFEVDVGTFDNALDYRITKFSEFPEVIEQNRTDLEGKTIVSFCTGGIRCEKAAIHMKDVGIENVYQLEGGILKYFEEVGGAHYHGDCFVFDYRTALNPQLEPSKTTQCFGCRAVVTPEAQQSPLYVAGKTCPECHPDSKAARAA, from the coding sequence ATGAGCATCGTCAACCTCTCTTCGTATCAATTCGCGACTATCGAAGACACGGCCGCATGGCGCCCGTTCGTCACGGAACGCTGCAATGCGCTGGGCCTGAAGGGCACCATTCTGCTCGCGCCGGAAGGCATCAACCTGTTCGTCGCCGGCACGCGCGAGAACACCAGCGCGTTCATCGACTACATCCGTCACGACGCGCTGTTCGAGGGTAAGTTCGCCGATCTGCAGTTCAAGGAAAGCCTGTCGGACAAGCAGCCGTTCACCCGCATGCTGGTCAAGCTCAAGCGCGAAATCATCACGATGAAAAAGCCGGCCATCCGGCCGGAACTCGGCCGCGCGCCGTTCGTCGACGCGCCCACGCTGAAAAACTGGCTGGACCGCGGTCACGACGACGAGGGCCGGCCCGTGGTGATGCTCGACACGCGCAACGCGTTCGAAGTCGACGTCGGCACGTTCGACAACGCGCTCGACTACCGCATTACCAAATTCAGTGAATTTCCCGAAGTGATCGAGCAGAATCGCACCGATCTGGAAGGCAAGACGATCGTGTCGTTCTGCACGGGCGGCATTCGCTGCGAGAAGGCCGCGATCCACATGAAGGACGTCGGCATTGAAAACGTGTACCAGCTCGAGGGCGGCATTCTGAAGTATTTCGAGGAAGTGGGCGGCGCGCACTATCACGGCGACTGCTTCGTGTTCGACTACCGCACCGCGCTCAATCCGCAACTGGAGCCTAGCAAGACCACGCAATGCTTCGGCTGCCGGGCCGTGGTCACGCCGGAAGCGCAACAATCGCCGCTGTACGTGGCGGGCAAGACGTGTCCAGAGTGTCATCCGGACAGCAAGGCGGCGCGCGCCGCGTGA
- the dnaE gene encoding DNA polymerase III subunit alpha, producing the protein MSPMSDPRFVHLRVHSEFSIADGIVRLDDVVKAAAKDGQGALALTDLGNAFGLVRFYKEARGKGVKPIAGCDVWITNPDDREKPSRLLLLVKDRRGYLNLCELLSKASLTNQYRGRAEIEAGWLESGLGEGLLALSGAQQGDVGLALAAGNEEAAKRNALHWAKVFPGGFYIEVQRCGQPGGEHYVQQAVALAASLKLPVVATHPMQFMTPDDFTAHEARVCISEGDILANPRRSKRFTPEQYFRTQEEMAALFADIPSALANSVEIAKRCNLTLELGKPKLPLFPTPDGMSLDDYLVHLSKEGLEKRLEQLYPDAAEREAQRETYYQRLEFECGTIIKMGFPGYFLIVADFINWAKNNGVPVGPGRGSGAGSLVAYALGVTDLDPLRYNLLFERFLNPERVSMPDFDIDFCQHGRDRVIQYVKEKYGADAVSQIATFGTMAAKAAVRDIGRVLDLGYMFTDGIAKLIPFKPGKHVTIADAMKEEPLLQERFDNEDEVHQLLELAQRVEGLTRNVGMHAGGVLIAPGKLTDFCPLYTQGDESGVVSQYDKDDVEAVGLVKFDFLGLTTLTILDWAERYIRRLDPSKQDWSLAQVPLDDPASFSILKKANTVAVFQLESRGMQGMLKDAQPDRFEDIIALVALYRPGPMDLIPSFCARKHGREVVEYPDPRVESVLKETYGIMVYQEQVMQMAQIIGGYSLGGADLLRRAMGKKKAEEMAEHRELFRQGAAKNGLAGEKADEIFDLMEKFAGYGFNKSHAAAYALLAYYTAWLKAHHPAEFMAANMSLAMDDTDKVKILFEDCLVNKMAVLPPDVNLSAYRFEPVAEADGKRSRTIRYGLGAIKGSGQNAIEEILRAREEGPFIDIFDFCNRVDRRIVNRRTVEALIRAGAFDTLHANRAQLIASVSLAMEAAEQASANALQAGLFDMGDSPSQGHELVDEPEWPEKKKLQEEKAALGFYLSGHLFDAYRDEVRRFVRQKIGELKEGRDKLVAGVIASLRTQMTQRGKMLIALLDDGTGQCEVTVFNETFEAHKQLFKEDELLVVQGQARNDAFTGGIRFTVDTVMDLGRARCRYAEAVKVQMNGNADALALRRVLEAHSAGKDEPQAAAAPAASSRGGNGGGNGGGRNGGGYGGGGQRQAVQIPNGLAVQVVYRSQNAEGEMRLGDAWRVKPTDELLAALRGEFAGSSIEIVY; encoded by the coding sequence ATGTCGCCCATGTCAGATCCTCGCTTCGTTCATCTCCGCGTTCACTCCGAATTCTCGATTGCCGATGGCATCGTGCGCCTTGACGACGTCGTCAAGGCCGCTGCCAAAGACGGCCAGGGCGCGCTCGCCCTCACCGATCTCGGCAACGCATTCGGCCTAGTCCGTTTCTACAAGGAAGCCCGCGGCAAAGGGGTCAAGCCCATTGCCGGCTGCGACGTCTGGATCACCAATCCGGACGACCGCGAAAAGCCTTCCCGTTTGCTGCTGCTCGTCAAAGACCGGCGCGGCTACCTGAATCTGTGCGAACTGCTCAGCAAGGCGTCGCTCACGAATCAGTATCGCGGTCGCGCGGAAATCGAGGCCGGCTGGCTCGAATCCGGTCTGGGCGAAGGGCTGCTCGCATTGTCCGGCGCGCAGCAGGGCGACGTGGGTCTCGCGCTCGCGGCGGGTAACGAAGAAGCGGCAAAACGCAATGCGTTGCACTGGGCGAAGGTGTTCCCGGGCGGCTTTTATATCGAGGTGCAGCGCTGCGGGCAGCCGGGCGGCGAGCACTACGTGCAGCAGGCGGTCGCGCTTGCGGCGTCGCTGAAATTACCGGTGGTCGCCACGCATCCCATGCAGTTCATGACGCCGGACGACTTCACCGCGCACGAAGCGCGCGTGTGTATTTCCGAAGGCGACATTCTGGCCAATCCGCGCCGCTCGAAGCGCTTTACGCCCGAGCAGTACTTCCGCACGCAGGAAGAAATGGCCGCGCTGTTCGCGGACATTCCGTCGGCGCTCGCCAACTCGGTCGAAATCGCCAAGCGCTGCAACCTCACGTTGGAACTCGGCAAGCCCAAGCTGCCGCTGTTCCCGACACCCGACGGCATGTCGCTCGACGACTACCTTGTCCATCTGTCGAAAGAAGGCCTCGAAAAGCGTCTCGAACAGTTGTATCCGGACGCGGCCGAGCGCGAAGCGCAGCGCGAAACGTATTACCAGCGCCTCGAATTCGAGTGCGGCACGATCATCAAGATGGGCTTTCCCGGCTACTTCCTGATCGTGGCGGACTTCATCAACTGGGCGAAGAACAACGGCGTGCCGGTCGGTCCGGGCCGCGGCTCGGGCGCGGGTTCGCTGGTCGCGTACGCGCTCGGCGTGACCGACCTCGATCCGCTGCGCTACAACCTGCTGTTCGAACGTTTCCTGAATCCGGAGCGGGTGTCCATGCCCGACTTCGACATCGACTTCTGCCAGCACGGCCGTGATCGCGTGATCCAGTACGTGAAGGAAAAGTACGGCGCGGACGCGGTGTCGCAGATCGCCACGTTCGGCACGATGGCGGCGAAGGCGGCGGTGCGCGACATCGGCCGGGTGCTCGATCTCGGCTACATGTTCACGGACGGCATCGCCAAGCTGATTCCGTTCAAGCCGGGCAAGCACGTCACCATTGCGGACGCGATGAAGGAAGAGCCGCTGCTGCAGGAGCGCTTCGACAACGAAGACGAAGTGCATCAGTTGCTCGAACTCGCGCAGCGCGTGGAAGGGCTGACGCGGAACGTCGGCATGCACGCGGGCGGTGTGCTGATCGCGCCGGGCAAGCTGACCGATTTCTGCCCGCTGTACACGCAGGGCGACGAAAGCGGCGTCGTGAGTCAGTACGACAAGGACGACGTCGAAGCCGTCGGCCTCGTGAAGTTCGACTTTTTGGGTCTGACCACGCTCACGATTCTCGACTGGGCCGAGCGCTATATCCGGCGCCTGGATCCGTCGAAGCAGGACTGGTCGCTCGCGCAGGTGCCGCTCGACGACCCGGCGTCGTTCTCGATCCTGAAGAAAGCGAATACGGTCGCCGTGTTCCAGCTGGAAAGCCGCGGCATGCAAGGCATGCTGAAAGACGCGCAGCCTGACCGCTTCGAGGACATCATCGCGCTGGTCGCGTTGTACCGTCCGGGCCCAATGGACCTGATTCCGAGCTTCTGCGCGCGTAAGCACGGCCGCGAAGTGGTCGAGTATCCGGATCCGCGTGTCGAATCTGTTCTGAAAGAGACCTACGGCATCATGGTCTACCAGGAGCAGGTCATGCAGATGGCGCAGATCATCGGCGGCTATTCGCTGGGCGGCGCCGACTTGCTGCGTCGCGCGATGGGTAAGAAGAAGGCCGAGGAAATGGCCGAGCATCGCGAGCTGTTCCGTCAGGGCGCCGCGAAGAACGGGCTGGCTGGCGAGAAGGCCGACGAAATCTTCGACTTGATGGAGAAGTTCGCGGGCTACGGCTTCAACAAGTCGCACGCGGCCGCGTATGCGCTACTCGCGTACTACACGGCATGGCTGAAGGCGCACCATCCGGCGGAATTCATGGCGGCGAATATGTCGCTCGCCATGGACGACACGGACAAGGTCAAGATCCTGTTCGAAGACTGCCTCGTGAACAAGATGGCGGTGCTGCCGCCGGACGTCAATCTGTCCGCGTACCGCTTCGAGCCGGTTGCGGAAGCCGACGGCAAGCGTTCGCGAACGATCCGCTATGGCCTCGGTGCAATCAAGGGCAGCGGCCAGAACGCGATCGAAGAAATCCTGCGCGCGCGTGAGGAAGGCCCGTTTATCGACATCTTCGATTTCTGTAACCGGGTCGATCGCCGTATCGTCAATCGCCGTACGGTCGAAGCCTTGATCCGCGCCGGCGCTTTCGACACGTTGCATGCGAATCGCGCGCAACTGATCGCTTCGGTCTCACTTGCGATGGAAGCCGCCGAACAGGCGAGCGCCAACGCGCTGCAAGCGGGCCTGTTCGACATGGGCGACTCACCCTCGCAAGGTCACGAACTGGTCGACGAGCCGGAATGGCCGGAAAAGAAAAAGCTGCAGGAAGAGAAGGCCGCACTCGGCTTTTACCTGTCGGGCCATCTGTTCGACGCCTATAGGGACGAAGTGCGCCGCTTCGTGCGCCAGAAGATCGGCGAGTTGAAGGAAGGGCGCGACAAGCTGGTGGCGGGCGTGATCGCCTCGCTGCGCACGCAGATGACCCAGCGCGGCAAGATGCTGATCGCGCTGCTCGACGACGGCACCGGCCAGTGCGAAGTCACGGTTTTCAACGAGACGTTCGAAGCGCACAAGCAACTGTTCAAGGAAGACGAACTGCTGGTCGTGCAGGGCCAGGCGCGTAACGACGCGTTCACGGGCGGCATCCGCTTTACTGTCGACACGGTCATGGATCTCGGCCGCGCGCGCTGCCGTTATGCGGAGGCCGTGAAGGTGCAGATGAACGGCAATGCGGACGCGCTGGCCTTGCGTCGTGTGCTCGAAGCGCATAGCGCGGGCAAGGACGAACCGCAAGCGGCAGCGGCGCCGGCGGCCTCATCGCGTGGCGGGAACGGCGGTGGCAACGGTGGTGGCCGTAATGGTGGCGGCTATGGCGGCGGTGGGCAGCGTCAGGCGGTGCAGATCCCGAACGGGCTGGCCGTGCAGGTGGTTTATCGCAGCCAGAATGCCGAAGGTGAAATGCGTCTGGGCGACGCGTGGCGCGTGAAGCCGACCGACGAACTACTCGCGGCGTTGCGCGGCGAGTTTGCCGGAAGCTCGATCGAGATCGTTTATTGA
- a CDS encoding glycosyltransferase family 2 protein, whose product MQETTLGVAIITKNAAARLAECLQAVAFADQIVVIDGGSTDGTTDIARSHGARVIEQTDWPGFGPQKNRAVDALGTSWILSLDADEIVSPELASAIRAALAAPTADVYAVDRLSSFCGHWIHHSGWYPDWIPRLFKRGAARFSDDLVHERLVFDTPAQRLAGKLMHYSYEDFEGVLRKLDAYSTAGAQQRHAAGQRGSFGKALGRGAWAFVRTYVLRRGFLDGRAGFMIAVFNAETVYYRFLKLARLGEKARH is encoded by the coding sequence ATGCAAGAAACCACCCTCGGCGTCGCCATCATCACTAAAAACGCGGCGGCGCGGCTGGCTGAATGCCTGCAAGCCGTGGCCTTCGCCGATCAGATCGTCGTGATCGACGGCGGCAGCACCGACGGCACCACGGACATTGCCCGCTCGCACGGCGCTCGCGTGATCGAACAGACCGACTGGCCGGGCTTCGGCCCGCAAAAGAATCGCGCGGTGGACGCGCTCGGCACCAGTTGGATTCTTTCGCTCGACGCCGACGAGATCGTCTCGCCGGAACTCGCGTCAGCGATCCGCGCGGCGCTGGCCGCCCCCACCGCCGACGTTTATGCGGTGGATCGGCTGTCGAGTTTTTGCGGGCACTGGATTCATCACAGCGGCTGGTATCCGGACTGGATTCCGCGCCTCTTCAAACGCGGCGCCGCGCGTTTCTCCGACGACCTGGTTCATGAGCGACTGGTGTTCGACACGCCGGCGCAACGCCTCGCCGGCAAGCTGATGCATTACTCGTACGAGGACTTCGAAGGCGTGTTGCGCAAACTCGACGCCTATTCGACAGCGGGCGCTCAGCAACGTCACGCGGCGGGTCAGCGAGGCAGCTTCGGCAAGGCGCTCGGACGCGGTGCGTGGGCGTTCGTGCGGACCTATGTGCTGCGTCGTGGTTTTCTGGACGGCCGCGCCGGTTTCATGATCGCGGTGTTCAATGCGGAGACGGTGTATTACCGGTTTTTGAAGCTGGCGCGGCTGGGGGAGAAGGCGCGGCACTGA